One window of the Candidatus Chryseobacterium colombiense genome contains the following:
- a CDS encoding Crp/Fnr family transcriptional regulator, with amino-acid sequence MEEIERLAFALNHFAGLSEDDFRLSEDFWLPRDYRKGDFYNLRGTVCTYLGFIVDGVFRSYTIDEKTGEEKNVFLYSANGFVVSFKSFINQIPCDYHTQALTDASIIYIRYTDLLSLYQKSHRWEKFGRLLAQEAFNVTMSRIEGFILKSPEERYLDLIKQHPDIFNNVPLYHISSYLGIQGPSLSRIRKRISGK; translated from the coding sequence ATGGAAGAAATAGAAAGATTAGCTTTTGCGTTGAATCATTTTGCCGGGCTTTCGGAAGATGATTTTAGATTATCCGAAGATTTTTGGCTTCCCAGAGATTACAGAAAAGGTGATTTTTACAATCTTCGCGGAACGGTTTGCACCTATTTAGGGTTCATTGTTGATGGAGTTTTCCGTTCTTATACCATCGATGAAAAGACGGGAGAAGAAAAAAATGTTTTTCTGTATTCAGCGAATGGTTTTGTGGTTTCTTTTAAAAGTTTCATTAATCAGATTCCGTGTGATTATCATACTCAGGCATTAACGGATGCTTCTATTATTTATATTAGGTATACGGATTTGCTTTCACTGTATCAGAAATCGCATCGGTGGGAAAAGTTTGGAAGACTTCTTGCTCAGGAAGCATTTAATGTTACAATGAGCCGTATAGAGGGATTTATTTTAAAATCTCCTGAAGAACGGTATTTAGATCTTATTAAACAACATCCTGATATTTTCAACAATGTTCCGTTGTATCATATTTCCTCGTATTTAGGAATACAGGGCCCGTCTTTAAGCAGAATCCGGAAAAGAATTTCGGGTAAGTAA
- a CDS encoding MFS transporter codes for MNSSQITTTQRIKAIVGGSIGNLVEWYDWYAYAAFAIYFSNSFFPDSDLTAQLLNTAGIFAVGFLMRPVGGWLFGSIADKVGRKRAMTLSVLLMSFGSLLIALTPTYKTIGVLAPLLLLVARLLQGLSVGGEYGVSATYLSEMATNDRRGFYSSFQYVTLIGGQLIALGIQLILQKLLLTEAQLEDWGWRIPFVIGALLSVIALYLRSNLHETEAFENKKEVSEKKKGSVKELLKHPKALLTVVGLTLGGTLAFYTYTTYMQKFLVNTVHLTKEESTLVSFISLFIFACLQPVFGALSDKIGRRPLLLSFGILGTVFTYPLLNALSHTTSMWGAFFLIMSALIIVSGYTSINAVVKAELFPSEVRALGVGLPYALTVAIFGGTAEYIALWFKQANVEHYFYWYITACIFFSMVVYSRMKDTKETSTLNKD; via the coding sequence ATGAATTCATCACAAATCACCACCACGCAAAGAATCAAAGCCATTGTAGGCGGATCGATAGGAAATCTGGTAGAATGGTATGACTGGTATGCGTATGCTGCATTTGCCATTTATTTTTCCAATTCATTTTTTCCGGATTCGGATCTTACGGCGCAACTTTTAAATACTGCAGGAATTTTTGCAGTCGGTTTTCTGATGAGACCTGTAGGAGGATGGCTTTTCGGGAGTATTGCCGATAAAGTTGGAAGAAAAAGAGCAATGACACTGTCTGTTTTACTAATGTCTTTTGGTTCTTTACTGATTGCTTTAACTCCAACCTATAAAACGATCGGAGTTTTAGCCCCACTTCTCTTGCTAGTTGCAAGACTATTACAGGGATTAAGCGTTGGAGGAGAATATGGAGTTTCCGCAACCTACCTTAGTGAAATGGCCACCAATGATCGAAGAGGATTTTATTCAAGCTTTCAATATGTCACTTTAATTGGCGGACAGCTGATTGCTTTGGGAATTCAATTGATTTTACAAAAGCTATTATTAACAGAAGCTCAGCTTGAAGATTGGGGATGGAGGATTCCTTTTGTGATCGGAGCACTACTTTCTGTGATTGCTTTATATTTAAGATCAAATCTTCATGAAACGGAAGCTTTTGAAAATAAAAAAGAAGTTAGTGAAAAGAAAAAAGGTTCTGTCAAAGAACTTTTAAAGCATCCTAAAGCCTTATTAACGGTTGTAGGATTAACCTTAGGCGGAACGTTAGCTTTTTATACCTACACCACTTATATGCAAAAATTTTTGGTAAATACCGTTCATCTTACCAAAGAAGAATCGACTCTTGTTTCTTTTATCTCGCTCTTTATTTTTGCTTGTTTGCAGCCTGTTTTCGGAGCTTTATCTGATAAAATAGGAAGAAGACCTTTATTATTAAGTTTTGGGATTCTAGGCACTGTTTTCACTTATCCCCTTCTGAATGCTTTAAGCCATACCACTTCAATGTGGGGTGCCTTTTTCCTAATCATGTCCGCGTTAATTATTGTAAGCGGATATACTTCAATCAATGCCGTGGTAAAAGCTGAACTTTTCCCATCTGAAGTAAGAGCTTTAGGAGTAGGATTACCATATGCTTTAACGGTTGCTATCTTTGGAGGAACGGCAGAATATATTGCACTATGGTTCAAACAGGCCAATGTGGAACATTATTTTTACTGGTACATTACTGCGTGTATCTTCTTCTCAATGGTAGTCTATTCAAGAATGAAGGACACTAAAGAAACTTCCACTTTAAATAAAGATTAA
- a CDS encoding DUF4919 domain-containing protein, translated as MNSKIFFILFLLNVFLNLQAQKQEFQAPDYTLIKKNIEDKTSEFYYPRVLKRLKENDTLLTNEHYRHLYFGFIFQKNYKPYKISKKTDELKKFYLGEVTEKDFPKGIKLFTEELEENPFNLRAMNYLSYLYHLNKDEVTAKKMSKNFHGLLDAILSSGDGQKCETGFHVIAVPDEYVLLNMFQMETRSQSYSGTCDYLEFEKDKYKVPGLYFDVSIFYGKF; from the coding sequence ATGAATAGTAAAATATTTTTCATTTTATTTCTTCTGAATGTATTTTTAAATCTGCAGGCTCAGAAACAAGAGTTTCAGGCTCCAGATTATACTCTGATCAAAAAGAATATAGAAGATAAAACCTCAGAATTTTATTATCCCCGTGTTCTAAAAAGACTGAAAGAGAATGATACCCTTCTTACCAATGAGCATTACAGGCATCTTTATTTTGGTTTTATTTTCCAGAAAAACTATAAACCTTATAAAATCAGTAAGAAAACTGATGAACTGAAAAAGTTTTATCTTGGTGAGGTTACTGAGAAAGATTTTCCAAAGGGGATTAAACTTTTCACAGAGGAGTTGGAAGAGAATCCATTTAATCTTCGCGCCATGAATTACTTATCATACCTTTATCACCTCAACAAAGATGAGGTTACAGCCAAGAAGATGTCCAAAAATTTTCACGGTTTGCTGGATGCTATTTTGTCTTCCGGTGACGGTCAAAAATGCGAGACAGGATTTCATGTGATTGCAGTACCGGATGAGTATGTTCTGTTAAATATGTTTCAGATGGAAACCCGGTCCCAAAGCTACTCAGGAACATGTGACTATTTAGAATTTGAAAAAGATAAATACAAGGTTCCCGGTTTATATTTTGATGTAAGTATTTTTTACGGAAAATTTTAA
- a CDS encoding T9SS type A sorting domain-containing protein, with product MKKNLLFILAFSGLCSAQTTITKAFNDPLVGDIVNNFVVNGTVDNSATGANTTFNNASLTQGAASQVTYIAPTSSEISTYPGSTIKMNDSGNFVLYKATATQLEITGVITPTATLNFAADNGTFITYPASFGYSNTDTAKGTFTSTAASGLFKGTIVTTADASGTLLVGPKTYTNVLRIKSVQNFNLYQSTDTNYLFPIGSVINTSYTYFDSTHKFPLLSSTNGTLSVPLLSINQTTTGAQALNEVFLAVNDNVIKKQSFKIYPNPAQDFVEFAGDSNNYSTARIYSLDGKLVKTSDIKSGKIQISELPAAAYFIEISGKDSKTEITKLIKK from the coding sequence ATGAAAAAAAACCTACTTTTTATCCTTGCGTTTTCAGGATTGTGCTCAGCACAAACTACCATCACCAAAGCATTTAACGATCCTCTTGTAGGAGACATCGTGAATAACTTTGTGGTCAACGGAACGGTTGATAATTCTGCAACAGGAGCCAATACAACCTTCAACAATGCATCTTTGACACAAGGAGCGGCGTCACAAGTGACTTACATAGCTCCTACTTCTTCTGAAATCAGTACCTATCCCGGATCTACGATTAAAATGAATGATTCCGGAAACTTCGTTTTATACAAAGCTACGGCAACCCAGCTTGAAATTACAGGAGTGATCACTCCTACTGCCACTTTAAATTTTGCCGCTGATAACGGAACGTTTATTACTTACCCTGCAAGTTTCGGATATTCAAATACCGATACTGCGAAAGGAACTTTTACCTCAACAGCAGCTTCGGGATTATTTAAAGGAACCATTGTCACTACGGCAGATGCCTCAGGAACTCTTCTTGTAGGCCCGAAAACGTATACTAATGTTTTAAGGATAAAATCTGTACAGAATTTCAACTTATATCAGTCTACAGACACCAATTATCTTTTCCCTATCGGAAGTGTGATCAATACATCATACACTTATTTTGACAGTACTCATAAATTTCCGTTGCTAAGCTCTACCAACGGAACACTCAGCGTACCGTTATTGAGCATCAATCAAACAACAACCGGAGCGCAGGCTCTCAATGAAGTTTTTTTAGCGGTAAATGACAATGTAATTAAAAAGCAAAGTTTTAAAATATATCCGAATCCTGCACAAGATTTTGTTGAATTTGCCGGAGACTCCAACAATTATTCAACAGCAAGAATCTACAGTCTGGATGGAAAACTGGTAAAAACTTCCGATATCAAATCCGGAAAGATTCAGATTTCAGAATTACCCGCTGCAGCTTATTTCATTGAAATTTCAGGGAAAGATTCAAAAACAGAAATCACTAAACTTATAAAAAAATAG
- the ribB gene encoding 3,4-dihydroxy-2-butanone-4-phosphate synthase: MEKLLEKFGANPKERVENALLKLQQGKGILLVDDENRENEGDIIFPASTITEKDMALLIRECSGIVCLCISEEKSKHLNLRPMVETNNSKNQTAFTISIEAREGVESGVSAKDRVTTIKAAIAENALAEHIASPGHVFPLVAKKNGVFERRGHTEGSVDLVQLANLGNDAVLCELTNEDGTMARLPEIVDFAEKREMTVVTIDDIYHYRKMMISQN, encoded by the coding sequence ATGGAAAAATTATTAGAAAAATTCGGAGCCAATCCGAAAGAACGTGTAGAAAATGCACTTCTGAAATTACAACAAGGCAAAGGAATCCTTTTAGTAGATGATGAAAACCGTGAAAACGAAGGCGACATTATCTTTCCTGCCTCTACCATCACAGAAAAAGATATGGCACTTCTGATCCGCGAATGCAGCGGAATCGTTTGCTTATGTATTTCTGAAGAGAAAAGTAAACACCTTAATCTACGTCCGATGGTGGAAACCAATAATTCTAAAAATCAAACCGCATTTACCATTTCTATAGAAGCCAGGGAAGGTGTAGAATCCGGAGTTTCTGCAAAAGATCGCGTCACGACCATTAAAGCAGCCATTGCAGAAAATGCTTTAGCAGAACATATTGCCAGTCCTGGGCATGTATTTCCTTTGGTAGCTAAAAAGAACGGCGTTTTTGAAAGACGTGGCCACACAGAAGGAAGTGTAGATTTGGTACAGCTAGCCAATCTGGGTAATGATGCTGTGCTTTGCGAATTAACCAACGAAGACGGAACCATGGCAAGACTTCCGGAAATCGTAGATTTCGCAGAAAAAAGAGAAATGACGGTAGTAACCATTGACGATATTTATCATTATCGTAAAATGATGATCAGTCAAAATTAA
- a CDS encoding DUF3575 domain-containing protein has translation MKKYFILLLCFIFSGINAQEESGAVSSERMNIVKTNVTAYAFRNINLSYERAFNKWFSVNMGFGTMPEGKVPFINSFLNDEDEKKFQNLEVKAFNFTIEPRFYIGHGYGKGFYFAPYYRYSKVTSNTFDFYYDYRLNGNTFRIPIKGFGNTNGNSGGLMVGVQFFLTRKQNLVLDFWIAGAHYGAGKGDFTMTSDVILTPDMQAQLKKEIEDLNIPYVKYTVETNSNGARIKVDGPWIGFRSGLSLGFKF, from the coding sequence ATGAAAAAATATTTCATTCTGCTTCTTTGTTTTATTTTTTCGGGAATAAACGCACAGGAAGAATCGGGAGCTGTATCTTCAGAAAGGATGAATATCGTCAAAACGAATGTTACGGCATATGCTTTCAGGAATATTAATCTTTCTTATGAAAGAGCCTTTAACAAATGGTTTTCAGTCAATATGGGATTCGGTACGATGCCGGAAGGAAAAGTTCCTTTTATCAATTCTTTTCTGAATGATGAGGATGAAAAAAAATTTCAAAACCTTGAAGTAAAAGCTTTTAATTTCACCATAGAACCCCGTTTCTATATCGGGCACGGATATGGGAAAGGATTTTATTTTGCGCCGTATTACCGTTATTCAAAAGTTACATCCAACACCTTCGATTTTTATTATGATTACAGACTGAATGGAAATACCTTCCGAATTCCGATAAAAGGATTCGGAAACACCAACGGGAACAGTGGTGGCTTAATGGTGGGAGTACAATTCTTTCTCACCAGAAAACAAAACTTAGTATTGGATTTTTGGATTGCCGGAGCCCATTACGGAGCCGGAAAGGGAGACTTTACCATGACCAGCGATGTTATTTTAACACCCGATATGCAGGCTCAACTGAAAAAAGAAATCGAGGATCTTAATATTCCTTATGTAAAATATACCGTAGAGACCAACTCCAATGGAGCCAGAATCAAAGTAGACGGTCCATGGATTGGCTTCAGAAGCGGATTGTCTTTAGGATTTAAATTCTAG
- a CDS encoding ABC transporter ATP-binding protein, producing MKKQDTWEIIKRLFFIGMKFRSWFIITLIISILLAMVSTYRPYLTMQVVDNDITKLRDKALMMKHIYLLVGLVFAETVLNFFLVYFSNYISQNVIRDIRERLYSKLIYFKTSFFDKTPIGQLVTRAVGDVETIATVYTDGFLMVFGDVLRIVFVLVMMFSTNVHLSYITLAILPLMVIITRFFQKRLKKAFGDERNWTANQNSFVQERLAGMSIIQVFNRQESEFKKFDDINITLKEALLRTVFIFSLFFPVVELISSLFIGFILFYGGYITISAGVVIAFIQYISMLIRPLRQIADRFNNIQRGIVGAERVLGLMDEDYAMSNTGMVKKDHFDGKIEFQNVRFAYDDKQEVLKGIDFKVNPGETVAIVGATGAGKSTIISLITRLYDINSGNILIDDVNLKDYELYNLRSHIGVVLQDVFLFHGSIFENLAFGDDTITLDKIKAGAKEIEVDQFIEQLPGGYDYVVSERGSSISLGQRQLLSFLRAYLSDPKILILDEATSSIDHESEKLIQRATEKITKNRTSIIIAHRLSTIEKADKIIVMEHGKIVEEGKHLELLDKNGYYATLYKAQLRHEVEETEELK from the coding sequence ATGAAAAAACAAGATACCTGGGAAATTATCAAGAGGCTGTTCTTTATCGGGATGAAGTTTCGTTCTTGGTTCATCATTACGCTGATTATCTCTATCTTACTGGCAATGGTTTCCACGTATAGACCTTATCTTACCATGCAGGTTGTGGATAATGATATCACGAAACTAAGAGACAAAGCTCTGATGATGAAGCATATCTACTTACTGGTAGGTTTGGTTTTTGCAGAAACGGTTCTGAATTTTTTCCTGGTTTATTTCTCCAACTATATTTCACAAAATGTAATCAGAGATATCAGAGAAAGACTTTATAGTAAGCTTATCTATTTTAAAACGTCATTTTTTGATAAAACTCCGATCGGACAGCTGGTAACAAGAGCCGTAGGTGATGTTGAAACGATTGCAACAGTTTATACAGACGGATTCCTGATGGTTTTCGGAGATGTGTTGAGGATTGTTTTTGTGCTGGTGATGATGTTCAGCACAAATGTTCACCTGAGTTATATTACATTAGCAATTTTACCTTTGATGGTTATTATCACAAGATTTTTTCAGAAGAGACTGAAGAAAGCTTTTGGTGATGAAAGGAACTGGACAGCCAATCAGAACTCTTTTGTTCAGGAAAGATTGGCCGGAATGTCTATTATTCAGGTATTCAACAGGCAGGAATCTGAGTTTAAGAAATTCGATGATATTAATATTACTCTGAAAGAAGCGTTATTGAGAACGGTATTTATTTTCTCACTGTTCTTTCCTGTAGTAGAGCTTATTTCTTCACTTTTTATCGGATTTATCCTTTTCTACGGAGGTTATATTACCATCAGTGCGGGAGTTGTCATTGCATTTATTCAATATATTTCGATGTTGATTCGTCCTTTAAGACAGATTGCGGATCGATTTAATAATATTCAAAGGGGTATTGTAGGAGCGGAAAGAGTATTGGGATTGATGGATGAGGATTACGCCATGTCTAATACAGGAATGGTAAAAAAAGATCATTTTGACGGAAAAATTGAGTTCCAGAATGTTCGTTTTGCTTATGATGATAAGCAGGAAGTTTTAAAAGGAATTGATTTCAAAGTAAATCCAGGAGAGACTGTAGCGATTGTAGGAGCAACCGGAGCCGGAAAATCTACCATTATCAGCTTGATTACGAGGTTATATGATATTAATTCAGGAAATATTCTTATTGATGATGTTAATCTTAAAGATTACGAATTATACAATCTGAGAAGTCATATTGGTGTTGTATTGCAGGATGTATTCCTGTTCCACGGAAGTATTTTTGAAAATCTTGCGTTCGGTGACGATACGATTACTTTAGATAAAATAAAAGCAGGGGCAAAAGAAATTGAAGTGGATCAGTTTATTGAACAGCTTCCCGGAGGTTACGATTATGTGGTGAGCGAAAGAGGTTCATCTATCTCACTGGGACAGCGGCAGTTATTATCTTTCTTAAGAGCTTATTTATCTGATCCTAAAATTTTAATCCTGGATGAAGCGACCTCTTCTATTGACCATGAAAGTGAGAAATTAATTCAGAGAGCAACGGAAAAGATTACAAAAAACAGAACATCAATTATTATTGCACACCGACTTTCAACCATCGAAAAAGCAGATAAAATCATTGTAATGGAACACGGAAAAATCGTTGAGGAAGGAAAACATCTGGAGCTCTTAGATAAAAACGGATATTATGCGACGCTGTATAAAGCTCAGTTGAGACATGAGGTGGAAGAGACTGAGGAATTAAAGTAA
- a CDS encoding alpha/beta hydrolase — translation MKTKTIVLIHGLFVNNTSWKEWKTYFEAQGYTVHTPANPGHHGDPKELKKNIPSDLKDVGFDDVVAYISKFIDTLPEKPIVIGHSFGGLMVQKLIDMGKAVAGVSIDGAPPKNVMAPFSTVKIVWPVVNFFKGNTVFMGSKEWYHKAFFNNYSKEESDQLYETVAAPESRKLAKDPLFKSSAKLDLKKPHEPLLFIAGGNDHIFPAEFSRKIAGAYQDKNSIVDFKVFPGRSHFIAGEKGWEEVAGYVLDWLKKVN, via the coding sequence ATGAAAACAAAAACTATCGTATTGATTCATGGGTTATTTGTGAATAATACAAGCTGGAAAGAATGGAAAACTTATTTCGAAGCACAAGGGTACACTGTACACACTCCTGCCAATCCGGGACATCATGGTGATCCGAAAGAATTGAAAAAGAACATTCCGTCAGACTTGAAAGATGTCGGGTTTGATGATGTGGTTGCTTATATATCCAAATTTATCGACACATTACCTGAAAAACCAATTGTCATTGGGCATTCATTCGGAGGTTTGATGGTTCAGAAACTGATTGATATGGGAAAAGCAGTTGCGGGTGTAAGCATTGACGGAGCTCCTCCCAAAAATGTAATGGCTCCTTTTTCTACAGTGAAAATCGTTTGGCCTGTAGTGAATTTCTTTAAAGGAAATACGGTGTTTATGGGTTCAAAAGAATGGTATCATAAAGCTTTTTTCAATAATTATTCTAAAGAAGAGAGCGATCAATTGTATGAAACGGTAGCAGCTCCTGAAAGCAGAAAACTGGCAAAAGATCCATTGTTTAAATCTTCTGCAAAATTAGATTTAAAGAAACCTCACGAGCCTTTACTGTTCATTGCTGGTGGAAATGATCATATTTTTCCGGCAGAATTTTCAAGAAAAATTGCAGGTGCATATCAAGATAAAAACAGCATTGTCGACTTTAAGGTGTTTCCGGGAAGAAGCCACTTTATAGCAGGTGAAAAAGGCTGGGAAGAAGTCGCTGGATATGTTCTGGACTGGCTGAAAAAAGTTAATTAA
- the truA gene encoding tRNA pseudouridine(38-40) synthase TruA, with translation MRYFIEFSYNGKNYFGYQIQPDAISVQEELEKALSTILREEIKTTGAGRTDTGVHAKKIFAHFDTEKVLDDDLPRKLNSFLPPDIAIKRIFKVKDDFHARFDATYRTYEYYITLEKNPFTTESAWQHWKRNLDIDKMNEACKILFEYEDFTSFAKLKTDNKTNICKMYKAEWEQSGSELKFTVSANRFLRNMVRAIVGTMVEIGSGKIKPEDLRKVIEDKHRNSAGTSAPAHGLYLVDVGYEFE, from the coding sequence TTGAGGTATTTTATTGAATTTTCTTACAACGGTAAAAATTATTTCGGTTATCAGATTCAGCCGGATGCTATTTCTGTGCAGGAAGAATTGGAAAAAGCACTTTCCACAATCTTGAGGGAAGAGATTAAAACAACAGGAGCGGGAAGAACAGATACAGGCGTTCATGCGAAGAAAATTTTCGCCCATTTTGATACGGAAAAAGTTTTGGATGATGATCTTCCCAGAAAATTAAACAGCTTTCTTCCGCCTGATATTGCGATTAAAAGAATTTTTAAAGTAAAAGATGATTTTCATGCCCGTTTTGATGCTACTTACAGAACCTATGAATATTATATTACCTTAGAGAAAAATCCGTTCACTACAGAATCTGCATGGCAGCACTGGAAAAGAAACCTGGATATTGATAAGATGAATGAAGCCTGTAAAATATTATTTGAGTACGAGGATTTTACAAGTTTTGCTAAATTAAAAACCGATAATAAAACCAATATCTGTAAAATGTACAAAGCAGAATGGGAGCAAAGCGGAAGTGAACTGAAGTTCACTGTTTCGGCAAACCGCTTTCTGAGAAATATGGTGAGAGCAATTGTCGGAACCATGGTTGAAATTGGTTCAGGAAAAATAAAACCTGAAGATTTACGAAAAGTAATTGAAGACAAGCATCGTAATTCTGCAGGAACTTCCGCGCCCGCTCATGGATTGTATCTGGTAGATGTAGGATACGAATTTGAATAA
- a CDS encoding M48 family metallopeptidase — MYIEVSQDFKRKTKAAVFSIAIFVFIYILLFLLTVALALGCIAGGIAIIAAKPMFITLMLGAGLAGTGLFVFFFIIKFLFKKHINDRSDLTEIRRNDEPELFQMIDKIVQEAGTNAPKKVYLSYDVNASVFYDSSFWSMFLPIQKNLTIGMGLINTTTKQELKAILSHEFGHFSQRSMKVGSYVYNVNQIIFNLVNDDESYRNSVEKFASVSGYFSIFAALALFFTGKIKWILVKMYNFVNIRHMALSREMEFHADEVAANIAGSLALEESLLRLELADNSYQNVLSFYDKRYSKNESSKNIYREQFFVMNFLAEQSEVESKNGLPNIQLSESGLFNKSKLNIENQWASHPSQKERITKLRALNIVKEQDNLPAKNIFKNFQETEEQITSKLFSRVQYQKQKSDLEFEEFQSEFEQQYQKDSFDKIFNAYYDNKNPDFKVKESELTDEISFDELFSKEKVEWVYTLIALETDLKTVEAISGKEYTIKTFDYDGKKYKQKEAKHLIPKIQEAIREIKEKIHQNDNDIYNYFIKKTEDQQKRENFIQLYKNFGAYDTEYDDQYKLYIELMNATAFMNTKTPFEQIRKNFSDLKPLEEKLKDQMTVFYQNEILIKEMNEEDIKDLKFYTEKEHPYFNNNEYMEHNLQLLMKAVNYLPYFLHRKYFYHKKELLAFMKELQEQHSMAKIS, encoded by the coding sequence ATGTACATTGAAGTTTCTCAGGATTTTAAGAGAAAAACTAAAGCGGCTGTATTTTCTATCGCCATTTTCGTTTTCATTTATATTCTTTTATTTCTATTGACAGTAGCTTTGGCTCTTGGCTGCATTGCCGGAGGAATTGCCATCATCGCCGCTAAACCAATGTTTATCACCCTTATGTTAGGTGCAGGTTTGGCAGGAACCGGACTTTTTGTGTTCTTTTTTATCATTAAGTTTTTATTTAAAAAACACATCAACGACAGAAGCGATCTTACCGAAATCAGAAGAAATGATGAACCCGAGCTTTTCCAAATGATCGACAAAATTGTACAGGAAGCAGGAACCAACGCTCCTAAAAAAGTTTACCTTTCTTATGATGTGAATGCAAGTGTTTTTTATGATTCAAGTTTCTGGAGCATGTTCTTACCCATTCAGAAAAATCTCACCATCGGAATGGGATTGATCAATACCACTACAAAACAGGAACTGAAAGCCATCCTTTCCCACGAATTCGGGCACTTTTCCCAACGTTCTATGAAAGTGGGAAGTTACGTATACAATGTTAATCAGATTATTTTCAACTTAGTCAATGATGACGAATCTTACCGCAACTCAGTAGAAAAGTTTGCAAGTGTAAGCGGCTATTTTTCAATATTTGCAGCCTTAGCATTGTTCTTTACCGGAAAAATCAAGTGGATTTTGGTAAAAATGTACAATTTTGTCAATATCCGTCACATGGCGCTTTCTAGGGAAATGGAATTTCATGCGGATGAAGTGGCCGCCAATATTGCCGGTTCACTGGCATTGGAAGAATCGCTTTTAAGGCTGGAACTTGCTGACAACTCTTATCAGAATGTCTTAAGCTTTTATGATAAAAGATATTCTAAAAATGAATCGAGTAAAAATATCTACCGCGAACAGTTTTTTGTCATGAATTTTCTTGCTGAACAAAGTGAAGTGGAATCCAAAAACGGACTTCCCAATATTCAGCTTTCGGAATCGGGATTATTCAATAAATCAAAACTCAATATTGAAAACCAGTGGGCTTCACATCCTTCTCAAAAAGAGAGAATCACTAAGCTCAGAGCTTTAAATATTGTAAAGGAACAGGATAATCTGCCTGCAAAAAATATTTTCAAAAACTTTCAGGAAACAGAAGAACAGATTACTTCAAAACTCTTTTCAAGAGTACAATACCAGAAACAAAAAAGCGATCTTGAATTTGAAGAATTTCAGTCCGAATTTGAACAACAATATCAGAAAGATTCGTTTGATAAAATTTTCAACGCATATTATGACAACAAAAACCCTGATTTCAAAGTAAAAGAAAGTGAACTCACTGATGAAATTTCTTTCGATGAGCTTTTCAGTAAAGAAAAAGTGGAATGGGTCTACACATTAATTGCTCTTGAAACTGATTTAAAAACTGTGGAAGCGATTTCAGGAAAAGAATATACTATTAAAACTTTTGATTACGACGGAAAAAAATATAAACAGAAAGAAGCTAAACATTTAATTCCAAAAATCCAGGAAGCCATCCGGGAGATCAAAGAAAAGATTCATCAAAACGACAATGACATTTATAATTATTTTATAAAAAAAACTGAAGATCAACAGAAAAGAGAAAATTTCATCCAGCTTTACAAAAATTTCGGAGCCTATGATACTGAATACGATGATCAATATAAGCTTTATATAGAGTTGATGAATGCTACTGCGTTTATGAATACGAAAACTCCATTCGAACAGATCAGGAAAAACTTCAGTGACCTGAAACCTCTTGAGGAAAAATTAAAAGATCAGATGACCGTTTTTTATCAGAACGAGATACTCATTAAAGAAATGAACGAAGAAGATATAAAAGACCTGAAATTCTACACAGAGAAAGAGCATCCTTATTTTAATAATAACGAATACATGGAACATAATCTGCAGCTTCTGATGAAAGCTGTCAATTACCTTCCTTATTTTCTTCACAGAAAATATTTTTACCATAAAAAAGAGCTTTTAGCATTCATGAAAGAACTGCAGGAACAACACTCTATGGCAAAAATATCCTAG